The following proteins are encoded in a genomic region of Dyadobacter sp. UC 10:
- a CDS encoding DinB family protein, which translates to MNQNQQPEVWLRGPIPHIPSLLQPVAHALMQAVEELAAFSSIFPADLLWEKPSGLASVGFHLKHLSGVLDRLFTYARAESLNESQLDYLKNEGSPGSGNDTYESLLFTFEKQVAVSLQQLQTTPESELTQVRYVGRAMIPSTQLGLLFHAAEHTQRHVGQLLVTARILLARDGK; encoded by the coding sequence ATGAACCAAAATCAACAACCGGAAGTTTGGCTACGCGGCCCTATTCCACATATTCCCTCTTTGCTTCAACCCGTAGCGCATGCGTTAATGCAGGCTGTCGAAGAACTGGCGGCTTTCAGCTCGATTTTTCCTGCGGATTTGCTCTGGGAAAAGCCTTCCGGCCTCGCTTCGGTCGGTTTTCATTTAAAGCATCTATCCGGAGTGCTCGACAGACTTTTTACCTACGCCAGAGCCGAATCCCTGAATGAAAGCCAGCTCGATTACCTGAAAAACGAAGGCAGCCCAGGATCAGGAAATGATACATATGAAAGCTTACTTTTCACCTTTGAAAAACAAGTTGCAGTTTCCCTTCAACAGTTACAAACCACACCAGAGAGCGAATTAACCCAAGTCAGGTACGTAGGTCGGGCGATGATTCCCTCGACACAACTGGGCTTGCTTTTTCACGCTGCTGAGCACACTCAGCGACATGTAGGCCAGCTGCTTGTGACAGCCCGCATTCTACTGGCGAGGGACGGGAAGTAG
- a CDS encoding DUF2157 domain-containing protein, whose amino-acid sequence MDSKTILRELTDKNILSEAQAEAIASFEASKSFSVHWELRSILYLGILMFSSGIGILIYENIDTIGHQAIITAIAAITLSCFWYVFKNSPPYRHTQVENINKLAGYILLLGCTTFLALEGYAQFQYEIFGKKYGIAVLIPTILFFFSAYRFDHTGVLSMAVTGLASWVGLTIAPFSLLTKNDFTDSSLIWSAIILGSILAVVGWLSDHKGIKKHFSFTYLFLGGNLALVAALTGAFTLEPQFVFEIIGLALALFYIFTARRAQSLVFLLMGVIYAYILVTYMIGTLLGDELAFAFATFYFMFSSVGVILFLLKYKKFLGIKK is encoded by the coding sequence ATGGACTCAAAAACCATTCTTCGGGAACTGACCGATAAAAATATACTGTCGGAAGCGCAGGCGGAAGCGATCGCATCTTTCGAAGCCAGCAAATCTTTCTCCGTTCATTGGGAACTCCGCAGCATCCTTTACCTCGGAATTCTGATGTTTAGTTCAGGTATCGGGATATTGATCTATGAAAATATTGACACGATAGGTCATCAGGCTATCATTACTGCGATTGCCGCCATTACCTTGTCCTGCTTTTGGTATGTTTTTAAAAATAGTCCTCCCTACCGGCATACACAAGTTGAAAATATCAACAAGTTGGCCGGGTACATACTGCTGCTTGGCTGTACTACATTTCTGGCGCTCGAAGGTTATGCTCAGTTTCAATATGAGATTTTTGGCAAAAAATATGGTATCGCAGTCCTGATCCCGACTATTCTGTTTTTTTTCAGCGCTTACAGGTTTGACCATACCGGTGTTCTATCGATGGCTGTGACCGGGCTGGCGTCCTGGGTCGGGCTGACAATCGCGCCATTTTCCCTGCTGACAAAAAATGATTTTACGGACAGCAGCCTGATCTGGTCGGCTATTATTTTAGGATCGATACTCGCCGTCGTCGGCTGGCTAAGTGACCACAAAGGCATCAAAAAACATTTTTCCTTTACATACCTTTTTCTGGGCGGAAACCTGGCTCTGGTAGCTGCGCTTACCGGCGCATTTACGCTTGAACCACAGTTTGTTTTTGAAATCATCGGATTGGCTCTCGCCCTTTTCTACATTTTCACCGCAAGGCGTGCGCAATCTCTGGTTTTTCTTTTAATGGGTGTGATATATGCGTATATCTTAGTCACGTACATGATCGGGACATTGCTCGGAGACGAGCTTGCTTTCGCATTTGCGACCTTCTATTTTATGTTTTCGAGTGTAGGTGTCATTTTGTTTCTTCTCAAATACAAAAAATTCCTGGGCATCAAAAAATGA
- a CDS encoding O-methyltransferase produces MIAAYLKYLLRSGNEHSIHSPFLFDLYNRVIKVKDENAVYAEIRTLRKELLSSEEIIEILDLGAGSRINKSNQRKIRTIAKNAEKPEKFGKLFYRLVENFKPETVLELGTSLGLTTLYLSKANPNANVISFEGCPQTAAKARNHFARLGSENIEVVVGNIDQTLPVRLAQLGRALDFAYFDANHRYEPTVRYFEECLPHIQNDSVFIFDDIYWSKEMTQAWEYIKAHPKVTLTVDLFWIGLVFFHSGQAKEDFVLRF; encoded by the coding sequence TTGATTGCCGCGTATTTAAAGTATCTGCTTCGATCGGGAAACGAACATTCCATCCACTCCCCTTTCCTTTTTGATCTGTACAACAGGGTTATTAAAGTCAAGGATGAGAACGCGGTTTATGCCGAAATCCGGACATTAAGAAAAGAGTTGCTGTCGTCCGAAGAGATCATTGAAATACTGGACCTGGGCGCTGGCTCCCGGATCAATAAATCTAATCAGCGTAAAATCAGGACAATCGCGAAGAATGCTGAAAAGCCGGAAAAGTTTGGGAAGCTGTTTTACCGTCTTGTCGAAAATTTTAAGCCCGAAACCGTTTTAGAACTGGGCACTTCTCTTGGACTGACAACGCTATACCTGTCCAAAGCAAACCCCAATGCAAACGTGATCAGCTTCGAAGGCTGCCCGCAGACGGCCGCCAAAGCCAGGAATCACTTCGCGCGGCTTGGTTCGGAGAATATCGAGGTAGTAGTAGGAAATATAGATCAGACGCTTCCGGTCAGGCTGGCCCAACTCGGCAGGGCGCTGGATTTCGCTTATTTCGACGCAAATCACCGCTACGAGCCAACTGTTCGTTACTTCGAAGAATGCTTGCCGCATATTCAAAATGACTCTGTCTTTATTTTCGACGACATTTATTGGTCTAAGGAGATGACCCAGGCCTGGGAATATATCAAAGCGCACCCCAAAGTGACGCTCACCGTCGATTTGTTCTGGATCGGCTTAGTATTTTTTCACTCCGGCCAGGCCAAAGAGGATTTCGTGCTACGCTTCTAG
- a CDS encoding uracil-DNA glycosylase has product MDVKIEQSWKERLAPEFEKAYFEALTTFIKEEYKTKQIFPPAKQIFNAFNYCTFDDCRVVILGQDPYHGPGQANGLCFSVNDGVRMPPSLINIFKEIQQDLGKPFPQSGNLERWAKQGVLLLNATLTVQSGMAGSHQNKGWERFTDAVIKCVSDEKKHVVFMLWGRYAQEKGAIINAKDNLILKAKHPSPMSANNGGWFGTGHFSKANAFLAEKGLEAINW; this is encoded by the coding sequence ATGGATGTAAAAATAGAGCAATCCTGGAAAGAGCGACTTGCGCCGGAGTTTGAAAAGGCCTATTTCGAAGCGCTTACCACATTTATTAAGGAGGAATATAAGACAAAGCAGATTTTTCCCCCCGCAAAGCAAATATTTAACGCGTTCAACTATTGCACATTCGATGATTGTCGGGTGGTGATTTTGGGACAGGACCCTTACCACGGGCCAGGCCAGGCGAACGGGCTTTGCTTTTCGGTGAACGACGGTGTGCGAATGCCTCCTTCCCTGATCAACATTTTTAAGGAGATTCAGCAAGATCTGGGGAAACCTTTTCCCCAATCAGGTAACCTGGAAAGGTGGGCAAAGCAAGGAGTGTTGTTACTGAATGCGACTTTAACAGTACAAAGCGGAATGGCCGGGTCCCATCAGAATAAAGGTTGGGAGCGTTTTACGGACGCGGTTATCAAGTGTGTTTCCGATGAAAAAAAGCATGTAGTATTCATGCTCTGGGGGCGGTATGCGCAGGAAAAAGGGGCTATAATCAATGCAAAGGATAATCTGATACTGAAAGCTAAACATCCTTCCCCTATGTCTGCGAACAATGGCGGGTGGTTTGGGACCGGACATTTCAGTAAAGCGAATGCCTTTTTGGCTGAAAAGGGTTTGGAAGCAATTAACTGGTAA
- a CDS encoding zinc dependent phospholipase C family protein produces MEVIFADMKRALIYFTFFFEIILNISVYAEAMPLSSHDVQWGFWAHKRINRMATYRLPPEMLVFYKKNIDYLTENAVNPDKRRYAVVGEAERHYIDLDMYGDSALSVLPRFWSAAVARFGEDSLRKHGIVPWQIQQTAYQLTEAFKSKNPARILKVSADLGHYVADAHVPLHTTKNYNGQLSGQEGIHGFWESRLPELFAEDYDLWIGPAVYCDDIAGEAWKIVTDSHLACDSVFSFEKELTMRFKKDAKYSYELRNNVLTRSYSREFSEEYHQMLKNQVERRMKASVKMVGDIWYSCWVNAGQPDLREISGYSPGAAEVVEKTVEHRAWLQKLLNVRTEPE; encoded by the coding sequence ATGGAGGTAATTTTCGCAGACATGAAACGAGCACTGATTTACTTTACTTTTTTTTTCGAAATTATACTGAATATTAGCGTGTATGCGGAAGCAATGCCTCTTTCATCGCACGATGTGCAATGGGGATTCTGGGCCCATAAGCGGATCAACCGAATGGCAACTTACAGATTGCCGCCTGAAATGCTGGTGTTCTATAAAAAAAATATAGACTATCTGACGGAAAATGCGGTCAATCCGGATAAGAGAAGATACGCTGTCGTGGGAGAAGCGGAGAGGCATTATATCGATCTGGACATGTATGGTGATAGTGCACTGTCAGTTTTGCCCAGATTTTGGTCTGCTGCGGTAGCACGCTTCGGCGAGGACAGCCTTCGGAAACACGGGATCGTTCCATGGCAGATTCAGCAAACGGCTTATCAACTGACGGAAGCTTTTAAGTCGAAAAATCCGGCAAGGATATTGAAAGTTTCTGCTGATCTCGGGCATTACGTTGCCGACGCGCATGTGCCTTTGCATACCACTAAAAATTATAACGGACAACTTAGTGGCCAGGAGGGAATTCACGGATTCTGGGAATCACGGTTACCAGAATTATTTGCCGAAGATTATGATTTATGGATCGGTCCGGCAGTATACTGCGATGATATTGCCGGTGAGGCCTGGAAAATTGTTACCGACTCGCACCTTGCCTGCGATTCAGTTTTTTCGTTTGAGAAAGAGCTGACGATGCGATTTAAAAAGGATGCCAAGTATAGTTATGAGCTCCGGAACAATGTGCTGACAAGAAGTTATTCGCGTGAGTTTTCAGAAGAATACCATCAAATGCTTAAAAATCAGGTTGAGCGCAGGATGAAAGCTTCTGTGAAAATGGTGGGGGATATCTGGTATAGTTGCTGGGTTAATGCTGGTCAGCCCGATTTGAGAGAGATTTCAGGATACTCGCCTGGTGCCGCGGAAGTCGTGGAGAAAACCGTGGAGCATCGCGCCTGGTTGCAAAAACTTTTAAACGTAAGGACAGAACCTGAGTAA
- a CDS encoding DEAD/DEAH box helicase, with translation MTTETIESFSELGLSENILKALTEMGFTKPSPIQAQGIPAVMQGSDVIGQAQTGTGKTAAFGIPVLERIDTTSNAVQALVLCPTRELAVQVSEEIGRLAKFQRGIKIEAIYGGDSIDRQIRSLKKGVHIVVGTPGRVMDHMERKTLKFDEVRMMVLDEADEMLDMGFREDIESILADMPEDRQTILFSATMSKPIMSITKRFLNDPILIKVVRNELTNVNIEQVYFEVKPQAKVEVMTRLIDMHHLKSLLVFCNTKRKVDEIVEDLQLRGYASEGIHGDLRQQQRSNVMSKFKAGVTTILVATDVAARGIDVSGLDGVINYDIPLDEEYYVHRIGRTGRAGMSGKAFSLVARDEKYRLKSIEGYTKVKIEKGVIPSFEDIVGVRKARFVENIAMSIQDEQDAGLYNDVLEMLHHSGYTTEQIVGAMAKQIMGVQKNEYADTNLAWEERRGDSGRREGGDRFERRSSGGSRFERGNDRRDGERRGADRYAPKSDFRRPESGRDENRKPTSPEAGMTRLFLSLGRKDHIMPKDIVGAIAGEANIPGKTIGAIDIYDKFTFVDVPERDARAVLRAMDGNTIKGKPVQIDIAK, from the coding sequence ATGACAACTGAAACAATTGAATCGTTTTCGGAGCTTGGTCTCTCTGAAAATATCCTGAAAGCCCTTACAGAAATGGGTTTTACAAAACCCTCGCCGATACAAGCACAAGGAATTCCGGCTGTAATGCAGGGATCTGACGTAATTGGTCAGGCACAAACCGGAACCGGAAAAACTGCCGCATTTGGTATCCCGGTACTTGAAAGAATTGATACTACCAGCAATGCAGTACAGGCATTGGTACTTTGCCCAACCCGTGAATTGGCTGTGCAGGTATCAGAAGAAATTGGCCGCCTGGCCAAATTCCAGAGAGGTATTAAAATCGAGGCCATTTACGGCGGAGATTCTATCGACAGACAAATTCGCTCCCTGAAAAAAGGCGTACATATCGTAGTAGGAACGCCGGGTCGTGTGATGGACCATATGGAACGCAAAACCTTGAAGTTTGACGAAGTTCGGATGATGGTTTTGGATGAGGCGGATGAAATGCTGGATATGGGATTCCGTGAGGATATTGAAAGTATTTTGGCTGATATGCCGGAAGATCGTCAGACAATCCTTTTCTCGGCTACGATGTCGAAACCGATCATGTCGATCACAAAGCGTTTTTTGAATGATCCTATCCTGATTAAAGTCGTTCGTAATGAGCTGACAAACGTAAACATTGAGCAGGTTTACTTCGAAGTAAAACCGCAGGCGAAAGTGGAAGTAATGACCCGCCTGATCGATATGCACCACCTGAAATCCCTTCTTGTTTTTTGTAATACCAAAAGAAAGGTGGATGAAATCGTTGAAGATCTTCAACTAAGAGGCTATGCTTCTGAAGGTATCCATGGTGATTTACGCCAGCAGCAAAGAAGTAATGTCATGAGCAAATTCAAAGCTGGCGTTACTACCATTCTTGTTGCAACCGACGTAGCTGCCCGCGGTATCGATGTAAGTGGCCTGGATGGTGTGATCAACTATGACATTCCTTTGGACGAAGAGTACTACGTTCACCGTATCGGTCGTACAGGCCGTGCAGGTATGTCAGGGAAAGCATTTTCGCTGGTTGCCCGCGACGAGAAATATCGTTTGAAGTCAATTGAGGGATATACCAAGGTTAAAATTGAAAAAGGAGTAATTCCTTCGTTCGAGGATATCGTAGGTGTGCGCAAGGCGCGTTTTGTGGAAAACATTGCAATGTCCATTCAAGATGAGCAAGATGCAGGCCTATATAACGATGTGCTTGAAATGCTGCATCACAGTGGTTATACCACAGAGCAGATAGTCGGTGCAATGGCCAAGCAAATCATGGGTGTTCAGAAAAATGAATACGCAGATACAAATCTTGCCTGGGAAGAAAGACGTGGCGACAGTGGACGTCGTGAAGGTGGCGACCGATTTGAAAGGCGTTCCTCTGGTGGAAGCCGGTTCGAAAGAGGTAATGATCGCAGGGACGGCGAACGCCGCGGCGCTGATCGTTACGCACCAAAAAGTGATTTCCGTCGCCCGGAAAGCGGCCGGGATGAAAATCGCAAACCTACCTCTCCTGAGGCTGGAATGACCCGCTTATTTTTGAGCCTCGGACGTAAAGATCATATCATGCCGAAAGATATCGTTGGCGCGATTGCAGGCGAAGCCAACATCCCTGGCAAGACAATCGGAGCTATCGATATCTATGATAAATTCACTTTTGTAGACGTACCTGAACGTGATGCCCGCGCAGTACTTCGCGCTATGGACGGCAATACCATAAAAGGCAAGCCAGTTCAGATCGATATTGCGAAATAA
- the apaG gene encoding Co2+/Mg2+ efflux protein ApaG: MVSKVTDGVKVTVLTEYQPDYSNPGQDHYVFTYKILIENHSEHTVKLLRRHWLIHDANAMVREVEGAGIVGLQPILEPGDVHDYVSGCNLKTDLGKMSGTYLMERVLDGRQFRVVIPAFSLVAPYRLN, translated from the coding sequence ATGGTTTCCAAAGTAACAGATGGTGTGAAAGTCACCGTTTTAACTGAATATCAGCCAGATTATTCCAATCCTGGTCAGGACCATTACGTGTTTACCTATAAAATCCTGATTGAAAATCATAGTGAACATACGGTCAAATTACTGCGCAGGCACTGGCTCATCCACGATGCTAATGCCATGGTCCGCGAGGTGGAAGGCGCCGGCATCGTAGGTCTTCAACCCATTCTTGAACCCGGCGACGTGCACGATTATGTATCCGGATGCAACCTGAAAACGGATCTTGGCAAAATGTCCGGTACCTATCTGATGGAGCGCGTACTCGACGGTCGTCAGTTCCGGGTTGTAATTCCTGCATTCTCGCTGGTAGCACCTTATCGTTTAAATTGA
- a CDS encoding Dabb family protein, producing the protein MRTRNKTLGYLVPVFALCVFMLIIYGAYVPHKPAETQKVVCIKFKAGATSEDIEKHLRDFASMKSSVKDLVAYSAGRVQKTEGNEDEFDVIHYLTFRTDESAQQYALNSDRKAFIKTNEASWAKVLEMNSDIVK; encoded by the coding sequence ATGAGAACGAGAAATAAAACATTAGGATATCTGGTACCTGTTTTCGCGCTGTGCGTTTTTATGCTCATTATTTACGGAGCTTATGTACCGCATAAACCAGCAGAAACACAGAAAGTTGTGTGCATTAAATTCAAAGCAGGAGCTACTTCTGAGGATATCGAAAAGCATTTGCGTGATTTCGCGTCAATGAAGAGTTCTGTGAAGGATCTGGTTGCCTATTCAGCCGGCCGGGTGCAGAAAACAGAAGGTAATGAAGACGAATTTGATGTGATCCACTATCTGACTTTCAGGACTGATGAAAGTGCGCAGCAATATGCTTTAAATTCCGATCGGAAAGCATTCATCAAAACCAATGAAGCTAGTTGGGCGAAGGTGCTGGAAATGAATTCTGATATTGTAAAATAA